A region from the Thermanaeromonas toyohensis ToBE genome encodes:
- a CDS encoding FTR1 family iron permease: MLAGMLITIREGLEAFLIVGILLGYLKKIGQERFAKHIWLGFFAALTSSVTLAWVFQLLAVQFEGTSALVFEMVISLVAVGVLTYMVLWMQQQSLTIKSDLENQVNAALSANNVLALAGLAFVSVLREGLETALFLTALAGSSETGSLLPGALLGLAVAALVAFAFFRAAVRLNLRKFFLVTGFLLIFIAAGLVGHAILASHELGLVPPIISEVWNTNGIIDEEGLLGRVLHAFIGYDGNPSLMWVLGYFGYVLVFGRKFLQQIGRARSAPTSSQR, from the coding sequence GTGCTGGCAGGGATGTTGATTACTATCCGGGAGGGTTTAGAGGCTTTTTTAATCGTTGGGATTCTATTAGGTTACTTAAAAAAGATTGGCCAGGAACGGTTTGCCAAACATATCTGGTTAGGCTTTTTTGCTGCGTTAACATCCAGCGTGACACTGGCGTGGGTTTTTCAGTTGCTGGCTGTGCAATTCGAAGGGACCAGTGCGCTGGTGTTTGAAATGGTTATCTCCCTCGTGGCGGTAGGAGTATTGACATATATGGTCCTCTGGATGCAACAGCAGAGCCTTACCATCAAATCAGACTTGGAAAACCAGGTAAACGCCGCCTTGTCGGCCAATAACGTCCTGGCCCTGGCCGGACTGGCTTTCGTATCGGTATTGCGGGAGGGACTGGAGACAGCGCTATTCCTCACCGCCCTGGCGGGCAGTTCCGAAACCGGCAGCCTCCTCCCGGGAGCGCTTTTAGGGTTGGCTGTTGCTGCACTGGTCGCCTTCGCTTTCTTCAGGGCAGCCGTTCGCCTGAACCTGCGCAAGTTTTTCCTGGTGACCGGGTTTCTCTTGATCTTCATTGCCGCAGGCCTGGTAGGGCACGCAATATTGGCCTCCCATGAACTTGGTCTTGTCCCTCCTATTATCAGTGAAGTATGGAACACCAACGGCATTATTGATGAAGAAGGCCTCCTGGGACGGGTTCTGCATGCCTTTATCGGTTACGACGGGAATCCTTCGTTGATGTGGGTCCTGGGGTATTTCGGTTACGTTTTGGTTTTCGGGCGGAAGTTCCTGCAACAGATCGGCAGAGCCCGGTCAGCCCCCACCAGTTCCCAGAGGTGA
- a CDS encoding HD domain-containing phosphohydrolase, with the protein MCTHFHNTERMKEIVCLLGEAMGLSHEEIDNLRLLVDVHDIGKLVVPASILLKPGPLTEEEWEEVRRHPEVGYRIALSSGELARVAPYILQHHERWDGRGYPQGLRGEQIHLLSRILAIADAYDAMTLKRPYRLPLTHEEALQELKRCAGSQFDPYLVEISLRVLSLHTANSAP; encoded by the coding sequence ATGTGCACACATTTCCACAATACGGAACGTATGAAAGAGATAGTTTGCTTATTGGGAGAAGCGATGGGTTTATCACACGAAGAAATAGATAATCTCCGCCTCCTGGTGGACGTGCACGACATCGGCAAGCTGGTAGTGCCAGCCAGTATCTTATTAAAGCCTGGTCCTCTTACAGAAGAAGAATGGGAAGAAGTCCGGCGGCATCCTGAGGTGGGGTACCGTATTGCCCTCTCTTCCGGGGAGCTGGCCAGAGTAGCTCCTTATATTCTTCAGCACCATGAGCGGTGGGATGGGCGGGGTTATCCCCAAGGCTTGCGGGGAGAGCAAATTCACCTTTTGAGCCGCATCCTGGCTATAGCTGATGCTTATGATGCCATGACGTTAAAAAGGCCTTACCGCCTTCCCTTAACCCACGAGGAGGCCTTACAAGAACTTAAGAGATGTGCAGGAAGCCAATTTGATCCATACCTTGTTGAGATTTCGCTAAGAGTACTAAGTTTACATACTGCAAATTCTGCGCCGTAA
- a CDS encoding isoprenylcysteine carboxylmethyltransferase family protein, with protein MVTDGIYRYVRHPQYAGFMLIIVSFLIQWPTLITLVMGPRRNQTHRSPRAHWKDSQTKNLMLIFSLGGHPVFFCTQIIDFLLSLIYFHKVRSQNNPILLAKKYRGISNSIAKLI; from the coding sequence TTGGTTACCGACGGAATATATAGATATGTCCGCCATCCTCAATATGCAGGATTTATGCTTATCATTGTTTCCTTTTTGATCCAGTGGCCTACCTTAATTACCTTAGTGATGGGACCACGTAGGAACCAGACACATCGGTCACCTCGGGCTCATTGGAAAGATTCGCAAACGAAAAATTTGATGCTTATTTTTAGTTTAGGGGGCCACCCCGTATTTTTTTGTACCCAAATAATCGATTTTTTATTGTCATTAATATACTTTCACAAGGTAAGAAGCCAAAATAATCCCATATTGCTAGCTAAAAAATACAGAGGAATTTCCAATTCTATTGCGAAATTAATTTAA
- a CDS encoding accessory gene regulator ArgB-like protein, which translates to MSINKAAHSLARYLSTELKTTKAQEEVLAYGLELIFLGAIGLLAVALAGYLVGAPAETLAALISASLLRLPGGGIHLSSPVKCLSFTAVIFSIMGFLSRGITGYSLDKPYIAFAILFSGLLSLAASFWQAPVTSPTKPINSPVIRRRLRRTAVGVSIVVPLLLLLISSRWPSLALAGAVGLAWQGAIIFLASILYNKEVRWG; encoded by the coding sequence ATGAGTATCAATAAAGCGGCCCACAGCTTGGCCAGGTATTTGAGCACGGAACTAAAAACCACAAAGGCACAGGAAGAAGTCTTAGCGTATGGTTTGGAGTTGATTTTCCTGGGAGCCATCGGGCTACTGGCTGTAGCCCTCGCGGGTTACCTGGTGGGGGCTCCGGCCGAGACCTTGGCAGCTCTAATTTCGGCCAGCTTATTGAGGCTTCCTGGTGGAGGAATACATCTAAGTTCACCGGTTAAGTGCTTATCTTTTACCGCGGTAATCTTCAGTATTATGGGGTTTCTAAGCCGCGGGATAACAGGATATTCGCTTGATAAGCCCTACATAGCGTTTGCGATCCTTTTTAGTGGCCTGTTAAGTTTAGCTGCCAGCTTCTGGCAGGCCCCTGTAACGAGTCCTACCAAGCCGATAAATTCACCTGTTATACGGCGCAGGTTACGCAGAACCGCCGTGGGAGTTTCTATAGTAGTTCCCCTCCTTTTGCTTCTTATTAGTAGTCGGTGGCCTTCCCTGGCCCTGGCCGGGGCTGTAGGCCTGGCCTGGCAGGGCGCTATAATTTTTCTTGCCAGTATCCTTTACAATAAGGAGGTGAGATGGGGATGA
- a CDS encoding FGGY-family carbohydrate kinase has translation MSELALGIDIGTTGVKAVLIDKEGNLIREVNKPHDLISLKSSWAEEDTAAWYKNVVTAIKELLASGIESNQIKSLGISGMVPALVLLNEKGEVLRYSIQQNDARAVEEIKLLQQRLDPQEVYRRTGSFINQQHVGPRLLWVKRNEPDVWRRLRAVCGSYDYLVYRITGKLSLEINWAVESGLFDIWEQEWIPEFLEAAEVLREFFPPVRRSLEIVGEVSPSFAKESGLRAGTPVIAGSADHVASALAAGVREEGDLLIKFGGAGDILYCIDELKTNPRLYIDFHVIPGKFLLNGCMASSGSLVKWFVVNVLGQDATPEILTQLDREAKRVPPGAGGLIVLPYFLGEKTPILDPLARGVFFGLSLHHGRGHIFRAILEAVIFGFRHHVEVLEEMGCNIRRVFATNGGVKSQLWTQIAADILGREVRSFPGHPGSALGVAFLAGKSAGLFKTWEEIELFLRHSRCFIPDETQVKLYQNAYSVYRKLYEDLKSDFPLLQPLQHIEVKN, from the coding sequence ATGTCTGAGCTTGCCCTAGGTATCGATATAGGGACTACAGGTGTTAAAGCAGTTTTGATCGATAAAGAAGGGAATCTAATACGGGAAGTTAATAAACCCCATGACCTGATTTCCCTTAAATCTAGTTGGGCGGAAGAAGATACGGCAGCTTGGTATAAGAATGTAGTAACTGCTATTAAGGAGCTCCTGGCTAGTGGCATAGAAAGTAACCAAATTAAAAGCCTTGGCATAAGCGGCATGGTTCCTGCCTTGGTCCTCCTTAATGAAAAAGGGGAAGTCTTACGTTACTCTATCCAGCAGAATGATGCCCGGGCAGTAGAGGAGATCAAGCTCTTACAGCAAAGATTAGATCCACAGGAAGTATACCGTCGAACGGGTAGCTTTATAAACCAGCAACATGTAGGTCCCCGGCTTCTCTGGGTTAAAAGAAATGAACCTGACGTATGGAGGCGTTTACGCGCTGTCTGTGGTTCTTATGATTACCTCGTTTATCGGATAACTGGCAAGTTGTCACTTGAAATAAACTGGGCAGTGGAGAGCGGTCTTTTTGACATCTGGGAACAGGAGTGGATCCCTGAATTTTTGGAAGCGGCTGAGGTTCTAAGGGAATTTTTCCCACCTGTTAGGAGATCTTTGGAGATAGTAGGGGAAGTGAGCCCTTCCTTTGCTAAAGAGTCTGGCCTCCGGGCTGGAACACCGGTAATCGCTGGTAGTGCTGACCACGTGGCTTCTGCGCTGGCAGCTGGAGTCCGGGAAGAAGGGGATCTTCTGATTAAGTTCGGTGGAGCAGGGGATATCTTATACTGTATAGACGAGCTTAAAACTAATCCTCGATTATATATTGATTTTCATGTTATACCCGGTAAATTTTTGCTTAACGGTTGTATGGCTTCCAGCGGCTCGCTGGTGAAGTGGTTTGTGGTTAACGTGTTAGGGCAGGACGCTACTCCTGAAATATTAACGCAACTTGACCGGGAGGCAAAAAGAGTTCCTCCTGGGGCGGGTGGATTAATAGTATTACCCTACTTTTTAGGAGAAAAGACTCCCATCTTGGATCCCCTAGCGCGAGGAGTTTTCTTTGGACTAAGCCTTCATCATGGCCGGGGTCATATTTTTCGCGCTATCTTAGAGGCGGTCATCTTTGGCTTCCGGCATCACGTGGAAGTCTTGGAAGAGATGGGATGCAATATAAGACGGGTATTTGCTACCAATGGAGGGGTTAAAAGCCAGCTCTGGACTCAAATTGCGGCGGATATATTGGGGAGGGAGGTTAGGAGCTTTCCTGGACATCCAGGTTCAGCTCTAGGGGTAGCATTTCTGGCCGGCAAAAGTGCAGGCCTTTTTAAGACCTGGGAAGAAATTGAACTTTTCCTCCGCCACAGCCGCTGTTTTATTCCTGATGAGACACAAGTCAAGTTATACCAGAATGCTTATAGCGTTTATCGCAAACTATATGAAGACTTAAAATCAGATTTCCCTCTTCTACAACCCCTTCAGCATATAGAAGTAAAAAATTAG
- a CDS encoding bifunctional diguanylate cyclase/phosphohydrolase — MDWKEERSKRLAEYILFFHLCALTVMAIAIMSTLGVPFRLYIIYRYWSILGIILGTFALSGMLYFAKNSLTVFTSSESPNIISVILSFLLLIFTAVIVFILDLKGSSFKILYFVPVIYAAINHGRKWGIIFSCLCLAPILVIDLLHAFFTEINKTFEADLILSLIMFIAAWLIGGFIDIERETIKKLAELANKDDLTGLWNKRYFYQVLEELFAWAIKENANLSLIFADVDYFKTYNDALGHLQGDEALKKIGEIICRKSPPGAVAVRYGGEEFAIILPGYSSQEALAVAEQIRKEVENYPFFGKEYQPAQKVTLSLGIATYPVHANTPKELISRADDALFRAKLGRKNRTEIYFSVLDELCNSHTSTDEDLLHTLKTLLSVIHAKDRYTRGHSERVTKYAVIVGEYLGLPQEDLQTIKLSAFLHDIGKIEIERELLNKATPLSEEERSIFKQHPIWGAEIVRCVPPLAKCAPIIIAHHENFDGSGYPFRRKGELIPLGARILRVVDSFDAMTTNRPYRRALTINEALEELKRGAGTLYDPDVVAAFLNVSKQIIYLAAV, encoded by the coding sequence ATGGACTGGAAGGAAGAACGTAGCAAGCGACTAGCGGAATATATACTGTTCTTTCACCTGTGCGCCTTGACCGTTATGGCTATAGCTATAATGAGCACCTTGGGAGTACCTTTCAGGCTATATATAATATATCGTTATTGGTCGATATTGGGTATTATTTTAGGTACTTTTGCTTTAAGTGGAATGCTATATTTTGCCAAAAATAGTTTAACTGTATTCACTTCTAGCGAATCCCCAAATATTATTAGCGTGATATTGAGTTTTCTCCTTTTAATTTTTACCGCAGTTATTGTGTTTATTTTAGATCTAAAGGGAAGCTCTTTTAAAATACTTTACTTTGTACCAGTAATATACGCGGCTATAAATCACGGGCGGAAATGGGGTATCATATTTTCTTGTTTATGCCTTGCCCCCATATTAGTTATTGACTTGTTACATGCTTTTTTTACAGAGATCAATAAGACTTTTGAAGCTGACTTAATCCTTAGTCTAATTATGTTTATCGCGGCCTGGCTTATCGGGGGTTTTATCGATATAGAAAGGGAAACCATAAAGAAACTAGCAGAACTGGCTAATAAAGACGACCTTACAGGGTTATGGAATAAACGTTATTTTTACCAGGTGTTAGAGGAACTGTTTGCTTGGGCTATAAAGGAAAATGCCAACCTCTCTTTGATTTTTGCCGATGTTGACTACTTTAAAACGTACAATGACGCTTTGGGGCACCTTCAAGGGGACGAGGCTTTAAAGAAAATTGGTGAGATAATATGCCGTAAAAGTCCTCCCGGAGCCGTAGCTGTGCGTTATGGCGGAGAAGAGTTTGCCATAATTTTACCCGGATACTCCAGCCAAGAGGCGCTGGCTGTGGCTGAACAAATACGTAAGGAAGTGGAAAATTATCCTTTCTTCGGTAAAGAATATCAGCCTGCCCAAAAGGTTACTTTATCCCTTGGCATTGCTACTTACCCTGTTCACGCCAACACGCCTAAGGAGCTTATTAGCCGTGCCGATGATGCACTTTTCCGTGCCAAACTGGGTCGTAAAAACAGAACAGAAATTTATTTTTCTGTACTCGACGAGCTATGTAATTCCCATACCAGCACCGATGAAGACCTGCTCCATACTCTAAAAACCCTTCTAAGTGTGATTCATGCCAAGGATCGATATACTCGTGGGCATTCAGAACGGGTTACAAAGTATGCGGTCATTGTCGGGGAGTATCTAGGTCTGCCCCAAGAAGACCTCCAAACTATAAAGCTCAGCGCCTTTCTCCATGATATAGGTAAGATAGAGATAGAGCGAGAGCTTTTAAACAAGGCAACTCCTTTAAGCGAAGAAGAACGTTCTATTTTTAAGCAGCACCCCATATGGGGAGCTGAAATAGTTCGCTGTGTACCGCCTTTAGCAAAATGTGCTCCTATAATTATCGCTCATCATGAGAATTTTGATGGTTCGGGTTATCCCTTCAGGCGGAAAGGTGAGTTAATACCTCTTGGCGCTAGGATTCTGCGAGTGGTCGATAGCTTTGATGCTATGACAACGAACAGACCGTATCGCCGAGCCCTAACTATTAACGAGGCTTTAGAGGAATTGAAGCGAGGAGCTGGCACCTTATATGATCCAGATGTTGTAGCGGCCTTTTTGAATGTTTCTAAACAAATTATTTACCTGGCTGCGGTTTAA
- a CDS encoding SDR family NAD(P)-dependent oxidoreductase — translation MLDSKFLEGQVALVTGAGKGIGRAIAEALARAGARVGLGDIEWEAVEEVAAQIRQAGGEALPLALDVTIKEACSKAVESLVNEYGRLDIVVNNAGVSTMNWVKDMSEEEWDFNFKVNAKGVFLVSQAALPQMIKRKQGKIINIASMAGKRGVPLLAHYAASKWAVIGFTKSLALEVAKYGITCNAVCPGYVRTSMQERELVWEARLRGMTVEEVKAEYIRNTPLGRLEEPEDVAKVVLFLASPAADFITGEAIDVTGGADLI, via the coding sequence ATGTTGGATAGCAAATTCTTAGAGGGCCAGGTGGCTTTAGTCACCGGTGCTGGTAAAGGTATAGGCCGGGCAATTGCTGAAGCCCTAGCCAGGGCAGGTGCCCGTGTGGGGTTAGGTGATATAGAATGGGAAGCCGTAGAGGAGGTGGCAGCCCAGATTAGGCAGGCAGGGGGCGAAGCCCTACCCTTGGCACTGGATGTCACTATAAAAGAAGCGTGCAGTAAGGCAGTAGAAAGCTTGGTAAATGAGTATGGACGGCTCGATATAGTCGTTAACAATGCCGGGGTTTCTACTATGAATTGGGTCAAGGACATGAGCGAAGAAGAATGGGACTTTAACTTCAAAGTAAACGCCAAGGGGGTGTTCCTGGTCTCCCAGGCAGCGTTGCCACAAATGATAAAGAGAAAACAGGGAAAAATCATCAACATAGCCTCTATGGCTGGCAAACGTGGTGTACCTTTGCTAGCTCATTATGCAGCTTCCAAATGGGCGGTGATCGGGTTTACTAAAAGCCTGGCTTTGGAAGTAGCTAAGTATGGCATTACTTGCAATGCTGTGTGCCCGGGTTACGTACGCACTTCCATGCAAGAAAGGGAACTAGTATGGGAAGCGCGCCTTAGGGGAATGACAGTGGAGGAGGTGAAGGCTGAATATATTCGCAATACTCCGCTGGGAAGGCTAGAGGAACCGGAAGATGTGGCGAAAGTGGTACTGTTTTTAGCTTCGCCCGCGGCTGATTTTATTACGGGTGAAGCCATAGATGTTACAGGCGGGGCAGATCTTATTTAG
- a CDS encoding cyclic lactone autoinducer peptide — translation MRRLTVLLLAALAFAATFLAYINAASACYYLAYEPEVPRMLRK, via the coding sequence ATGAGGCGTTTAACCGTGCTGTTACTGGCGGCACTTGCCTTTGCGGCCACTTTTTTGGCCTACATAAATGCTGCTTCAGCGTGCTACTATCTAGCCTATGAGCCTGAAGTACCACGAATGTTAAGAAAGTAA
- a CDS encoding BtpA/SgcQ family protein, translating to MNWLESTFGTLKPIIGMIHLKPLPGSPLYNEQGGLQEIIEAAEADLEALQEGGIDGVMFCNENDRPYILRGDAATISAMVRVVTELKKKICVPYGVDVLWDPAGALAVANAVGAYFIREVFTGVYASDMGFWDNRVGEFFRYRRLIGAEHIKLFFNINAEFAAPLGVGRSVVEVARSVAFACLPDVICVSGPMTGSAVEERLLREVKSTVRDIPVFLNTGLRKENAEELLKQADGAIVGSGLKVDGITWNPVDPRRVKELMEVVRRVRGEA from the coding sequence ATGAACTGGTTAGAATCAACTTTTGGCACTCTTAAGCCCATAATTGGCATGATCCATCTTAAACCCCTGCCGGGCAGCCCCCTGTACAATGAACAAGGCGGCTTACAGGAGATTATAGAAGCTGCCGAAGCAGATCTAGAAGCCCTCCAGGAAGGCGGAATTGATGGTGTAATGTTCTGCAATGAAAACGACAGGCCTTACATTTTAAGGGGAGATGCCGCTACTATCAGCGCTATGGTAAGGGTGGTTACTGAATTAAAGAAAAAGATATGCGTTCCCTATGGGGTAGATGTATTGTGGGATCCTGCTGGTGCGCTAGCTGTAGCTAATGCTGTGGGTGCCTACTTCATACGGGAGGTGTTTACCGGAGTTTACGCCAGCGATATGGGATTTTGGGATAACCGGGTGGGTGAATTCTTCCGTTACCGCAGGCTTATTGGTGCCGAACACATTAAACTTTTCTTCAATATCAATGCAGAGTTTGCGGCTCCCTTGGGTGTAGGACGTAGCGTTGTAGAGGTAGCACGCTCAGTAGCCTTTGCCTGCTTACCCGATGTTATTTGCGTTTCCGGTCCCATGACTGGATCTGCGGTAGAAGAGAGGCTACTCCGCGAGGTTAAGTCTACTGTAAGGGATATACCGGTATTTTTAAATACCGGCCTGCGCAAGGAAAATGCAGAAGAGCTACTTAAGCAAGCAGACGGTGCGATAGTAGGTTCAGGACTTAAGGTGGATGGTATTACCTGGAATCCAGTTGATCCCCGCCGGGTAAAGGAGTTAATGGAGGTTGTGCGGCGAGTACGTGGGGAGGCTTAA
- a CDS encoding glycoside hydrolase family 15 protein, translating to MVIRASKDKASGAIVAGLGNPWGDTQGDSSNGGYHLVWARDLYKKASALLAAGDTVTPTEAVEWLFTKQQKSDGSFPQNSWVDGTPYWTGQQLDETAFPIMLAYKVGKTDATFYLNEIKPAADYLLKYAPYTGQERWEENAGYSPATIAAVVAGLVAAGKIADLNGYTADRDRYYERADYLQGLVANWTFTTSGPLGDGWYFERIDDWGDPNDGHTINIANGGGSWDERSIVDTSFTELVRHGVKPYNDPYIQQSFAETDGAIKQTIPGKGDYWFRYPHDGYGENADGSNYDGAGIGRLWPIFTGERGHYVIASGGDATPYLDAMRNAANSGYMIPEQVWDLNAPAGYTPGTPTKSMTPLGWSMAEYVTLAISKYYGKIADQLDIVRDRYVTYAFQPDPLKVIDWDPAKATQGKALTIYYNGSLKNSAQVIMHWGINNWAAGTIADKKMIKRSDGIWEVTISVPTNATQIDMAFTDGTNWDNNGGADYHITITARSYSPYITPVDMFPNPPVKGQPVTIYYKGFLASDPATRSITLHYGFDGWAAGTINDVAMSKRADGFWEVTLTMPTDRYKFDFCFVNNAGTWDNNGGADWHYGVTQK from the coding sequence ATGGTAATAAGGGCTAGCAAAGATAAAGCTAGCGGCGCTATTGTAGCTGGCCTTGGTAACCCCTGGGGTGACACCCAAGGGGATAGTAGTAATGGCGGGTATCATCTTGTGTGGGCTCGGGATCTATATAAGAAAGCTAGCGCATTGCTAGCTGCAGGAGATACAGTTACCCCTACTGAAGCAGTGGAATGGTTATTCACTAAACAACAAAAATCAGACGGGAGTTTCCCGCAAAACTCCTGGGTAGATGGTACACCTTACTGGACTGGGCAACAGCTCGATGAGACGGCCTTCCCCATCATGTTAGCTTATAAAGTGGGTAAGACTGATGCTACTTTTTATCTAAACGAAATCAAGCCAGCAGCGGATTATCTCCTCAAGTACGCACCCTACACTGGCCAGGAGAGATGGGAGGAAAATGCAGGATATTCCCCTGCCACCATCGCTGCTGTAGTGGCAGGTCTGGTGGCAGCTGGAAAAATCGCTGATCTTAATGGTTATACTGCTGACCGCGACCGGTATTATGAACGGGCTGATTATTTGCAAGGCCTTGTAGCTAACTGGACTTTCACCACCAGTGGCCCCTTAGGTGACGGGTGGTACTTCGAACGGATAGATGATTGGGGAGACCCTAATGATGGCCATACCATTAACATAGCTAATGGGGGAGGCTCTTGGGACGAGCGCTCCATTGTGGATACTAGTTTTACTGAGTTAGTGCGCCATGGAGTAAAGCCTTATAACGATCCTTATATCCAGCAATCCTTTGCAGAAACCGATGGGGCTATTAAACAGACCATTCCCGGCAAAGGGGATTATTGGTTCCGCTATCCGCACGATGGGTACGGCGAAAATGCAGATGGCTCTAACTATGATGGAGCAGGTATTGGTCGCCTGTGGCCTATCTTTACTGGTGAACGCGGCCATTATGTTATTGCCAGCGGGGGCGATGCCACCCCGTATTTGGATGCCATGCGAAATGCTGCTAACAGTGGTTATATGATCCCAGAACAAGTTTGGGATTTAAATGCACCGGCAGGGTATACACCAGGTACACCTACAAAATCTATGACACCGCTGGGCTGGTCAATGGCAGAATACGTTACCCTGGCCATTTCCAAATATTACGGTAAGATCGCTGACCAGCTAGATATTGTAAGGGACCGGTATGTAACCTATGCCTTCCAGCCCGACCCCCTTAAGGTTATAGACTGGGATCCAGCGAAGGCAACCCAGGGCAAGGCTCTTACAATTTACTACAATGGTAGCCTTAAAAATAGCGCTCAAGTAATCATGCATTGGGGCATTAACAATTGGGCAGCGGGAACCATTGCGGATAAAAAGATGATTAAGCGCAGTGATGGTATATGGGAGGTTACTATAAGCGTACCGACTAATGCTACCCAAATCGATATGGCCTTCACAGATGGCACTAACTGGGATAATAACGGAGGCGCAGACTATCACATCACGATTACTGCTCGCAGCTACAGTCCTTATATTACTCCTGTAGACATGTTCCCTAATCCACCAGTAAAAGGTCAGCCTGTTACGATTTACTATAAAGGTTTCCTGGCTAGCGACCCGGCTACCAGAAGTATTACTTTGCATTACGGGTTTGATGGATGGGCAGCAGGTACTATTAACGATGTTGCTATGAGTAAAAGAGCAGATGGTTTCTGGGAAGTTACCCTTACCATGCCTACGGATAGATATAAATTTGATTTTTGCTTTGTCAATAATGCAGGGACATGGGACAACAATGGTGGAGCCGATTGGCATTATGGGGTAACTCAAAAGTAA
- a CDS encoding DeoR/GlpR family DNA-binding transcription regulator yields the protein MSINSLARREAILELLKESPYLRVEELARRLGVSEATVRRDLVVLSKEKKIDRIRGGASLASKLEEWEPSFTSRQGLNREEKKAIARLAMRLIKPGEAIALDVGTTTLALAEEIRKIPHLTVFTNGIPIAEALAGSSVSVYLLGGQLRDSEMSLVGALTRQAIETLRFDRFFLSAAGVTLKEGFSDFNLEEVEIKKAFISRAREVIALVDHTKLGRSSVVPIAPLQAAHLLITDEGAEQELITSWSKAGVRIELAPLGD from the coding sequence ATGAGTATTAATTCTTTGGCACGTCGAGAAGCAATATTAGAACTTCTTAAAGAATCTCCTTACCTTAGGGTAGAAGAGCTAGCTAGACGGCTTGGGGTATCAGAGGCTACAGTGAGACGCGATTTAGTAGTCCTTTCGAAAGAAAAGAAAATCGATCGTATAAGGGGCGGTGCCTCTCTCGCCTCTAAGCTAGAAGAGTGGGAGCCTTCTTTTACTAGCCGCCAGGGGCTCAATAGGGAAGAAAAGAAGGCCATTGCACGCTTGGCTATGCGGCTTATCAAGCCGGGAGAAGCTATAGCTTTAGATGTGGGGACTACCACCTTAGCCCTAGCCGAGGAAATTAGGAAGATCCCCCATTTAACCGTATTTACTAACGGCATCCCCATAGCAGAGGCTCTGGCAGGCTCTAGCGTATCAGTTTATCTTTTGGGTGGCCAGCTAAGAGACAGTGAGATGTCCCTTGTGGGAGCGCTGACCAGGCAAGCCATAGAAACTTTGCGCTTTGATCGTTTTTTCTTAAGCGCTGCGGGGGTCACCCTCAAAGAGGGATTTAGCGATTTCAATTTAGAAGAAGTAGAAATTAAAAAAGCCTTTATAAGCCGGGCGCGAGAAGTGATAGCCCTTGTTGATCACACCAAATTAGGACGGTCTTCAGTAGTTCCCATAGCTCCCCTGCAAGCAGCACACTTGCTTATTACTGATGAGGGAGCAGAACAGGAGCTAATCACGAGCTGGTCGAAGGCAGGAGTAAGGATAGAATTAGCTCCCCTGGGGGACTAG